In Methanomassiliicoccales archaeon, the genomic window CTTAAGATCGTACTCGCGATTGTTAATTTCTTGGTTATTGTAGGAATAACACTTTTCCTTCCGAAGCCGGATTGGATGAAGATTCTCATAATTTTGGCTGGAGCTGAGGCAATGCTTACTTGGATATCGTTGATCTTTATGAACGTTATGTACGCTCACGAGACAACTAGGTATGAGGCGATGGCCAGAACCACTGAGAGACTTTGGGCCTTCTTTGTTGGGGGAGCAGTTATCTATATTTTCAAATCTCTCACGCCGTTTGTCGTGGCGCTCTTAGTGGGCTATACATTAAGGGAAATTCTAAGGATAAAATGGGGGCTCCAGTTTGTTGATGAGCTTAAAATTCGCTTTAGACCCGAGGTGTGGAAGAGCCTTCTGAAGAAATCCTATCCATTCTGGCTAATTGGATTATTTACTTTAATCTACTACCGTACGGACATGGTGATGCTGGGCCTCATAAGAGGAGATTATGAGACTGGAATTTATAGAGCGGCTTATACGCTGATAGAGGTTTCCCTCTTTGTTCCAAACATTGTTGTATCGACGACGATGCCTTCCATGGCGAGACTATGGAAGGAAGAC contains:
- a CDS encoding flippase, with protein sequence LKIVLAIVNFLVIVGITLFLPKPDWMKILIILAGAEAMLTWISLIFMNVMYAHETTRYEAMARTTERLWAFFVGGAVIYIFKSLTPFVVALLVGYTLREILRIKWGLQFVDELKIRFRPEVWKSLLKKSYPFWLIGLFTLIYYRTDMVMLGLIRGDYETGIYRAAYTLIEVSLFVPNIVVSTTMPSMARLWKEDKGTLNVLFKKSFQMLTLLGVAGLAGYYIFARLGILIIFGEEFLPSVPVLRILAFAVPFMFLNSLLGSYMNATGRELTFTKITGFTALLNVVLNYFLILHFGAEGAAVATVMSQGMASVLSLSKSIVLHS